Proteins encoded together in one Kingella oralis window:
- a CDS encoding LD-carboxypeptidase, with protein sequence MRFTLSRRHLLQNSLIAAGSGVLAACGSTKPQPNIQTPVPTVQPQNTPTPAPRTQGDNTMRIFASSGFCEDPARIQTGLDRLAQAGFSITNHAAAYRRFQRFAGSDFERIADFQDVAIGRAATPKVFMGTRGGYGAARLLPYIDWGNLGARMREQQTLLFGFSDVTAIQLALLAQSGMPSFAGPMLYSEFAKPQPNFYTMDSFIRTTTSTSTTVAVSAYQTSRVKDADGILWGGNLSVLASLAGSPYMPKIQGGILFIEDVAEQPYRIERMLQTLHLAGILKSQQAIVLGDFRMGNIRDVYDSSYDLTNVSQVIARATGVPVYTGFPFGHVANKTTFPLGARAQLRGNSAGGYQITFSDYPTLNAAALNLKAGLLPQPEIIASAPAMTSSNGESAADAEF encoded by the coding sequence ATGCGTTTCACATTATCGCGCCGACATCTTTTGCAAAACTCGTTAATCGCCGCAGGCAGCGGCGTGTTGGCGGCATGCGGCAGCACCAAGCCGCAGCCCAACATCCAAACACCCGTGCCTACCGTCCAACCCCAAAATACGCCCACCCCCGCACCACGCACCCAAGGTGACAACACCATGCGAATTTTTGCCTCATCAGGCTTTTGTGAAGACCCCGCCCGCATCCAAACAGGCTTAGACCGCCTTGCCCAAGCAGGCTTCTCCATCACCAACCACGCCGCCGCTTACCGCCGTTTCCAACGTTTTGCGGGCAGCGATTTTGAGCGCATTGCCGATTTCCAAGACGTGGCGATAGGGCGTGCAGCCACGCCCAAAGTATTCATGGGCACGCGGGGCGGCTACGGCGCAGCGCGGTTATTGCCGTATATCGATTGGGGCAACTTGGGCGCGAGAATGCGCGAGCAGCAAACCTTGTTGTTCGGATTCAGCGATGTAACCGCCATTCAACTGGCGCTGCTTGCGCAAAGCGGCATGCCCAGCTTTGCCGGACCGATGCTGTACAGCGAATTTGCCAAACCGCAGCCCAATTTTTACACCATGGACAGCTTTATCCGCACCACCACTTCCACCAGCACCACCGTTGCCGTGTCGGCGTATCAAACTTCGCGCGTGAAAGATGCGGACGGCATCTTGTGGGGCGGCAATTTGAGCGTGTTGGCATCGCTGGCAGGGTCGCCGTATATGCCCAAGATTCAAGGCGGCATTTTGTTTATTGAAGACGTTGCCGAGCAGCCCTACCGCATTGAGCGGATGCTGCAAACGCTGCATTTGGCGGGCATTTTGAAAAGCCAGCAAGCGATTGTGTTGGGCGATTTCCGCATGGGCAACATCCGCGATGTTTACGACAGCAGCTACGATTTGACCAACGTATCGCAAGTGATTGCCCGCGCAACAGGCGTGCCCGTTTACACCGGCTTCCCGTTCGGGCACGTTGCCAACAAAACCACCTTCCCGCTCGGCGCGCGCGCGCAGCTTCGCGGCAACAGCGCAGGCGGCTACCAAATCACATTCAGCGATTACCCGACATTAAACGCGGCAGCGTTAAACTTAAAAGCAGGCTTGTTACCGCAGCCTGAAATCATTGCCAGCGCGCCCGCCATGACCTCATCCAACGGCGAAAGCGCCGCAGACGCGGAATTCTGA
- a CDS encoding LysM peptidoglycan-binding domain-containing protein, with amino-acid sequence MQKTIITLLCAAGMMISTTAATAENLRIRKNAPARYTVKHGDTLWDISGKYLYRPWKWPTLWGMNRKQIKNPNLIYPGQTLVLTYVNGKPRLSVARGSQSNIPTYKLNPQVRDLGSGYAIPTINVNFYHMFMKTPQFMTSEQLSHAARIVAGPDNRMYYSGGDRIYADGIAELGTYLVFRPNGPIVDPRSKANLGILVEYVGEASTLVTPNSRLSYRTAEEEANLARDEYYSNTKNGLLVGKKVATRTAQPMIIDGALSEIHQGDYLIKKSPALTEFHYVPHEPETRIDADIISIMEGVEESGTMQTLILNKGEADGLDNGTVLSIYRRGQVVKSDWRSPNEKATHFVNTPNEEIGLAMVYRTGAHVSSAIILESIKNVNRGDLLSTPGQDLDTFDSKPAARPAAK; translated from the coding sequence ATGCAAAAAACAATTATAACGCTGCTTTGCGCAGCAGGTATGATGATTTCAACCACCGCCGCAACGGCTGAAAACTTGCGTATCAGAAAAAACGCCCCCGCGCGTTACACCGTAAAACACGGCGACACACTATGGGACATTTCAGGCAAGTACCTGTACCGCCCTTGGAAATGGCCGACATTATGGGGCATGAACCGCAAGCAAATCAAAAACCCCAATCTGATTTATCCGGGTCAAACTTTGGTGCTCACTTATGTGAACGGCAAACCCCGTTTAAGCGTGGCGCGCGGCAGCCAAAGCAACATCCCAACTTATAAACTGAATCCCCAAGTGCGCGATTTGGGTTCGGGCTATGCCATCCCAACGATTAACGTGAATTTCTATCACATGTTCATGAAAACGCCGCAATTCATGACCTCAGAACAATTGTCGCACGCCGCGCGCATCGTTGCCGGCCCTGATAACCGCATGTATTACTCCGGCGGCGACCGCATCTATGCGGACGGCATTGCAGAATTGGGCACATATCTCGTGTTCCGTCCGAACGGTCCCATCGTTGACCCGCGCAGCAAAGCGAACTTGGGCATCTTGGTTGAGTATGTAGGTGAAGCCTCCACTTTGGTTACGCCAAACAGCCGCCTGTCATACCGCACTGCGGAAGAAGAAGCGAATTTGGCCCGCGATGAATACTATTCAAACACCAAAAACGGTTTGCTGGTTGGCAAAAAAGTCGCAACGCGCACCGCGCAGCCTATGATTATTGACGGTGCATTGTCTGAAATCCACCAAGGCGACTACCTGATTAAAAAATCGCCCGCGTTGACCGAGTTCCACTATGTGCCACACGAGCCTGAAACCCGCATTGATGCAGACATCATTTCCATCATGGAAGGCGTGGAAGAAAGCGGCACCATGCAAACGCTGATTCTGAACAAAGGCGAAGCCGACGGCTTGGATAACGGCACGGTGTTGAGCATTTATCGCCGCGGTCAAGTGGTGAAATCCGATTGGAGAAGCCCGAACGAAAAAGCGACGCACTTTGTGAACACGCCAAATGAAGAAATCGGCTTGGCAATGGTGTACCGCACAGGCGCACACGTTTCTTCCGCCATCATTTTGGAAAGCATTAAAAACGTGAACCGTGGCGATTTGCTGTCCACCCCAGGTCAAGACTTGGATACTTTTGACAGCAAGCCCGCTGCGCGCCCTGCTGCCAAATAA
- a CDS encoding sensor histidine kinase, with protein MQKFLILCGILSFIALYALTQSTDSNSPYAPYFWTIAGFTGALAVAMLLVTLRYIWHIVRDKRNHVFGSQIARRLSGMFAIVAALPALFLLGVAAQFIAHSINSWFGNDTKEALERSLKLSQTALDNAAGNSVQAAQRIRANLATALVQNKAPNEAFQTQLAREFSHLAIWQLNGHKLIAERNPQKLPAPDFDPAILKSLQQQQIIRSIENVNGTLYASGWIMLPKYVSQQYIFFFRQPIPESVAKDAELIESARAKYAELVFAQKGLQTFFLATLLIAALLAILLSLAAALYFAHRFVEPILALADGARSVAHNDFSRRIPVNSQDELGKLAGMFNYMTQQLANAQYANERHRKEQEAARHYLERVLSSLSAGVITLGYSGSLKTYNASAENMLDINLAQLIGEPSSAWQDLSPQHHAAANLINALIASEHSPDPVELSYTAQDSSRILLGKAIRLPAENGKGLVLVFDNITELVRAQKEAAWGEVAKRLAHEIRNPLTPIQLSAERLAWKLQDKLDTKDAQILTKSTDTIIKQVAALKEMVEAFRNYARAPRLKLTETNLNALVSEVLVLYESSPCQFIADFSPKPAWIKADTTAMRQVLHNLFKNAAEAAESDPQPETHIQILVHETTISLTVTNNGKSFTPQMLQNAFEPYVTDKPAGTGLGLPVVKKIIEEHGGHISIANQIPSGANISITLPKITTTEAENS; from the coding sequence ATGCAAAAATTCCTCATCCTCTGCGGCATCCTCTCCTTCATCGCCCTCTACGCCCTCACCCAATCCACCGACAGCAACAGCCCCTACGCCCCCTATTTCTGGACCATCGCCGGCTTCACCGGCGCGCTCGCCGTCGCCATGCTCCTCGTAACCCTGCGCTACATCTGGCACATCGTGCGCGACAAACGCAACCACGTTTTCGGCTCGCAAATCGCCCGCCGCCTATCGGGCATGTTTGCCATCGTCGCCGCCCTGCCCGCGCTGTTCCTGCTCGGCGTCGCCGCCCAATTCATCGCCCACAGCATCAACTCATGGTTTGGCAACGACACCAAAGAAGCACTGGAACGCAGCCTGAAACTCAGCCAAACCGCGTTAGACAACGCCGCCGGCAACAGCGTTCAAGCCGCCCAACGCATCCGCGCCAACCTCGCCACCGCGCTCGTTCAAAACAAAGCCCCCAACGAAGCCTTCCAAACCCAATTAGCCCGCGAGTTCAGCCACCTCGCCATCTGGCAGCTAAACGGCCACAAACTCATCGCCGAGCGTAATCCGCAAAAACTCCCCGCTCCCGATTTTGACCCCGCCATCCTCAAATCCCTGCAACAGCAGCAAATCATCCGCAGCATTGAAAACGTAAATGGCACGTTATATGCTAGCGGCTGGATAATGCTGCCAAAATACGTCAGTCAGCAATACATCTTCTTTTTCAGGCAGCCGATTCCCGAAAGCGTTGCCAAAGATGCCGAGCTCATCGAATCCGCCCGCGCCAAATACGCCGAACTCGTCTTCGCCCAAAAAGGCCTGCAAACCTTCTTTCTCGCCACCCTGCTCATCGCCGCCTTGCTCGCCATCCTCTTATCGCTTGCCGCCGCACTTTATTTCGCCCACCGCTTTGTAGAACCCATCCTCGCTCTGGCGGACGGCGCGCGCTCCGTTGCCCACAACGATTTCAGCCGCCGCATCCCCGTAAACAGCCAAGACGAGCTGGGCAAGCTCGCAGGCATGTTCAACTACATGACCCAACAGCTTGCCAACGCCCAATACGCCAACGAACGCCACCGCAAAGAACAAGAAGCCGCCCGCCACTATTTGGAACGCGTGTTAAGCAGCCTGAGCGCAGGCGTGATTACCCTCGGCTACTCCGGCAGCCTGAAAACCTACAACGCCAGCGCCGAAAACATGCTGGACATCAACCTCGCCCAACTCATCGGCGAACCAAGCAGCGCATGGCAAGATTTAAGCCCCCAGCACCACGCCGCCGCCAACCTAATCAACGCCCTGATTGCCAGCGAACATAGCCCCGACCCCGTTGAGCTTTCCTACACCGCCCAAGACAGCAGCCGCATCCTGCTGGGCAAAGCCATCCGCCTGCCCGCCGAAAACGGCAAAGGTCTCGTGCTCGTGTTCGACAACATCACCGAACTCGTCCGCGCCCAAAAAGAAGCCGCATGGGGCGAAGTCGCCAAACGCCTTGCCCACGAAATCCGCAACCCCCTCACCCCCATCCAGCTCTCCGCCGAACGGTTGGCATGGAAATTGCAAGACAAACTGGATACAAAAGACGCGCAGATTCTCACCAAATCCACCGACACCATCATCAAACAAGTCGCCGCGCTCAAAGAAATGGTAGAAGCCTTTCGCAACTACGCCCGCGCCCCAAGGCTAAAACTCACCGAAACCAATCTCAACGCCCTGGTTTCCGAAGTTTTAGTGCTCTACGAAAGCAGCCCCTGCCAATTCATCGCCGATTTCAGCCCCAAACCCGCGTGGATAAAAGCCGACACCACCGCCATGCGCCAAGTGTTGCACAACCTGTTCAAAAACGCCGCCGAAGCAGCCGAAAGCGATCCGCAGCCTGAAACGCACATACAAATACTGGTGCACGAGACCACCATCAGTCTCACCGTAACCAACAACGGCAAAAGTTTCACCCCGCAGATGCTGCAAAACGCCTTTGAACCCTATGTTACCGACAAACCCGCAGGCACGGGGCTGGGCTTGCCCGTAGTCAAGAAAATCATAGAAGAACACGGCGGGCACATCAGCATCGCCAACCAAATACCGTCGGGTGCCAACATCAGCATCACACTACCTAAGATAACAACAACAGAAGCAGAAAACTCATGA
- a CDS encoding DUF4390 domain-containing protein yields the protein MLTAALLTAPAARAETVAPTRLEAKIQSNGQLAISTRFKTELPEQLQNALQQGVPLDFSLSYRLERPTLASYRFKINQLINTANSVNYRLSFHPLTNRYRVAVGTFSTEYNSLTTALKAIGAIANWPVLNEGALSDTPVSEVKAQIRLNLTTTKLPKPFQINAINSRDWDLDSGWHDLTIKQ from the coding sequence ATGCTTACCGCCGCCCTGCTCACCGCCCCCGCCGCCCGCGCCGAAACCGTCGCCCCCACCCGCCTTGAAGCCAAAATCCAAAGCAACGGACAGCTCGCCATCAGCACCCGCTTCAAAACCGAGCTGCCCGAGCAACTGCAAAACGCCCTGCAACAAGGCGTGCCGCTGGATTTCTCCCTGTCCTACCGCCTGGAACGCCCCACCCTCGCCTCCTACCGCTTCAAAATCAACCAGCTCATCAACACCGCCAACAGCGTAAACTACCGCCTCAGCTTCCACCCGCTCACCAACCGCTACCGCGTTGCTGTGGGCACATTCTCCACCGAATACAACAGCCTCACCACCGCGCTCAAAGCCATCGGCGCGATTGCCAACTGGCCGGTGCTCAACGAAGGCGCGCTGTCCGACACCCCCGTTAGCGAAGTCAAAGCCCAAATCCGGCTCAACCTTACCACCACCAAGCTGCCCAAACCCTTCCAAATCAACGCCATCAACTCGCGCGATTGGGATTTGGATTCAGGCTGGCACGATTTGACCATTAAGCAATAG
- the def gene encoding peptide deformylase, translating into MALLPILTHPNERLHIVAQPVAQVDERIRTLVQDMAETMYASKGIGLAATQVDVHERVVVIDLSEEKNQLLALINPVITKKDGETTYEEGCLSVPGIYEEVTRAETITVEFLDIQGNKQTLDADGLLAICVQHELDHLNGKLFVEYLSPLKQNRIKTKMKKRQRETM; encoded by the coding sequence ATGGCTTTGTTACCTATTTTAACGCATCCTAACGAACGATTACACATCGTCGCGCAGCCTGTGGCGCAGGTGGACGAGCGCATCCGCACGCTGGTGCAGGATATGGCGGAAACCATGTATGCGTCCAAAGGCATCGGCTTGGCGGCAACGCAGGTGGATGTGCACGAGCGGGTGGTGGTGATTGATTTATCGGAAGAGAAAAACCAATTGCTTGCGCTGATTAACCCTGTTATCACCAAAAAAGACGGCGAGACGACTTACGAAGAAGGTTGCTTGTCTGTGCCGGGGATTTATGAGGAAGTTACCCGCGCGGAAACGATTACGGTGGAATTTTTAGACATTCAGGGCAACAAGCAAACGCTGGATGCGGATGGTTTGCTGGCGATTTGCGTGCAGCACGAGCTTGACCACTTAAACGGCAAATTGTTTGTGGAATATTTGTCGCCGCTGAAACAAAACCGCATCAAAACCAAAATGAAAAAACGCCAGCGCGAGACGATGTGA
- the fmt gene encoding methionyl-tRNA formyltransferase produces the protein MKIIFAGTPDFAAAALNAIAAAGFDIPLVLTQPDRPKGRGMQLQASPVKQAAQALGLRVEQPEKLRGNAEALALLREMDADIMVVAAYGLILPQEVLDAPKHGCLNIHASLLPRWRGAAPIQRAIEAGDAETGVCIMQMDAGLDTGAVVSEHRCPILPSDTANEVHDKLMQLGAAAIVADLQQLQLSGCLNATPQPENGITYAQKLSKDEAQINWQEDAATVSRKIRAFNPVPAAWTQWQGKPMKIWVAEAVAGNGAAGTVLSADASGIVIACGAGALRITELQPAGSKRMTAAAFLAGRELAVGKVFE, from the coding sequence ATGAAAATCATCTTCGCAGGCACACCCGATTTTGCCGCCGCCGCGCTTAACGCCATCGCCGCCGCAGGCTTTGACATCCCGCTCGTTTTAACTCAACCCGATCGCCCGAAAGGACGCGGTATGCAGTTGCAAGCGTCGCCCGTTAAACAAGCCGCGCAGGCACTCGGCTTGCGCGTTGAGCAGCCTGAAAAACTGCGCGGCAACGCCGAAGCTCTTGCCCTGCTGCGCGAAATGGATGCCGACATTATGGTGGTTGCCGCTTACGGCTTGATTTTGCCGCAGGAAGTGTTGGACGCGCCCAAACACGGCTGCCTGAACATCCACGCTTCACTGCTGCCCCGTTGGCGCGGCGCGGCTCCGATTCAACGCGCGATTGAAGCGGGCGACGCGGAAACAGGCGTATGCATCATGCAAATGGACGCAGGGCTGGACACAGGCGCGGTGGTCAGCGAACACCGTTGCCCGATTTTGCCCAGCGACACCGCCAACGAAGTGCACGACAAACTGATGCAGCTTGGCGCAGCAGCCATCGTGGCGGATTTGCAGCAATTGCAGCTTTCAGGCTGCCTAAACGCCACACCGCAGCCTGAAAACGGCATCACCTACGCGCAAAAATTGAGCAAAGACGAAGCGCAAATCAACTGGCAGGAAGACGCGGCAACCGTGTCGCGCAAAATCCGCGCGTTTAACCCCGTGCCCGCCGCGTGGACGCAATGGCAAGGCAAGCCGATGAAAATCTGGGTGGCGGAAGCGGTGGCAGGCAACGGCGCGGCGGGCACGGTGTTAAGCGCCGATGCTTCGGGCATCGTTATCGCTTGTGGCGCGGGCGCATTGCGGATTACCGAACTGCAACCCGCGGGCAGCAAACGCATGACGGCGGCGGCGTTTTTGGCGGGGCGCGAGTTGGCGGTGGGCAAGGTGTTTGAATAA
- a CDS encoding HIT family protein: MDCPICAAQNEEILLQTPNLRVIAVHNEANAPAFCRVIWQRHVAEMTDLQPAERAELMETVYKVEEAMRQVLQPEKINLASLGNVVPHLHWHVIARFQDDACFPAPIWAAAMREATFRLPENWSSQVKRMLNAA; this comes from the coding sequence ATGGATTGCCCAATTTGCGCCGCGCAAAACGAAGAAATTTTGCTGCAAACGCCCAATCTGCGCGTGATTGCCGTGCACAACGAAGCCAATGCCCCCGCTTTTTGCCGCGTGATTTGGCAACGGCATGTTGCCGAGATGACCGATTTGCAACCCGCCGAGCGCGCCGAATTGATGGAAACGGTTTACAAGGTGGAAGAGGCGATGCGCCAAGTATTGCAGCCTGAAAAAATCAATTTGGCGAGTTTGGGCAATGTGGTGCCGCATTTGCATTGGCATGTGATTGCGCGCTTTCAAGACGATGCGTGTTTCCCCGCGCCGATTTGGGCTGCGGCAATGCGCGAAGCCACTTTCAGACTGCCTGAAAACTGGTCAAGCCAAGTAAAACGCATGCTAAATGCAGCCTGA
- the rsmB gene encoding 16S rRNA (cytosine(967)-C(5))-methyltransferase RsmB encodes MSLSQVQTLAAQTLAAVASGKNLSDELAHIIAQNPELTAQDKGMLQDIAYGCQRHLGSLKFMLGKMLNKPIDNEALQSYLLVALYQLNHTQNAPHAVVNEAVNHIAQIGHGQYRSFANAILRRFLREKDGLNKACRYDDVAKHNLPIWLQKTLQNQYPKHWHNIATAFQAHPPLTLRVNRRHADAEQYLAALHDAGLNGKILDDYAIRLAQAVPVAQLPRFAEGWVSVQDWGAQQAAYLLNPQHGERVLDACAAPGGKTGHILELADCDLTALDIAPQRLQRVRDNLARLHFQAALHCADAQNLSDWYNGEPFDAILADIPCTASGTIKRNPDIKWLRRPGDAYKTARQQEPLLDALWTTLKSGGRMLLATCSVFEEENQQQCHRFLNRHADARLHTEQTLIPSEKQDGFYYALIEKH; translated from the coding sequence ATGTCGCTCTCCCAAGTCCAAACCCTCGCCGCACAAACGCTCGCCGCCGTTGCCTCGGGCAAAAATCTATCCGACGAGCTGGCGCACATCATCGCGCAAAACCCCGAGCTCACCGCGCAAGACAAAGGCATGCTGCAAGACATCGCCTACGGCTGCCAACGCCATTTAGGCAGCCTGAAATTCATGCTCGGCAAAATGCTCAACAAACCCATCGACAACGAAGCGCTGCAAAGCTACCTGCTCGTCGCCCTTTATCAGCTCAACCACACGCAAAACGCGCCGCACGCCGTGGTCAACGAAGCCGTGAACCACATCGCGCAAATCGGGCATGGGCAATACCGCTCGTTTGCCAACGCCATCCTGCGCCGTTTTCTGCGCGAAAAAGATGGGCTTAACAAAGCCTGCCGCTATGACGATGTTGCTAAGCACAATCTGCCGATTTGGCTGCAAAAAACATTGCAAAATCAATACCCCAAACATTGGCACAACATCGCCACCGCCTTCCAAGCCCATCCGCCGCTCACCCTGCGCGTGAACCGCCGCCATGCCGATGCCGAGCAATACCTCGCCGCGCTGCACGACGCAGGGCTAAACGGCAAAATTTTGGATGATTACGCCATCCGCCTCGCCCAAGCCGTGCCCGTTGCCCAGCTGCCGCGTTTTGCCGAAGGCTGGGTGTCGGTGCAAGACTGGGGCGCGCAGCAAGCCGCCTATCTGCTCAACCCGCAACACGGCGAGCGCGTGTTGGACGCTTGCGCCGCACCGGGCGGCAAAACAGGGCATATTCTGGAGCTTGCCGATTGCGACTTAACCGCGCTGGACATCGCCCCGCAGCGGCTGCAACGCGTGCGCGACAATCTTGCCCGCTTGCATTTTCAGGCTGCCCTACATTGCGCCGATGCCCAAAATTTAAGCGATTGGTATAATGGCGAACCGTTTGACGCAATCTTGGCAGACATCCCCTGCACCGCATCGGGCACCATCAAGCGCAATCCCGACATCAAATGGCTGCGCCGCCCCGGCGATGCCTACAAAACCGCCCGCCAGCAAGAACCCCTGCTGGACGCGCTGTGGACCACCCTCAAATCAGGCGGGCGCATGCTCTTGGCAACCTGCTCCGTGTTTGAAGAAGAAAACCAACAACAATGCCACCGCTTCCTCAACCGCCACGCCGATGCCCGTTTGCACACTGAACAAACTCTCATCCCAAGCGAAAAACAAGATGGCTTTTATTACGCACTTATTGAAAAACATTAA
- a CDS encoding sigma-54-dependent transcriptional regulator, protein MRSTDILIVDDEIGIREVLQETLEDEGYTVSLAANAGVARAMRNKNRPSLVLLDIWMPDSDGITLLKEWAKNGQLTMPVIMMSGHGSIDTAVEATKIGALDFLEKPIPLQKLLQTVERALKQSETADNKSAVIEGLGNSAVIQNFNQQIKQAQTHNNAVLLIGETGSPFEIIARFFHKENTPWVQPTRPEQIIDIPSELLNKATNGVLYLGDISQSSKNIRQGIAFLTSKADKHNTRIVFTSSRPLNELLDNSQSDTRLMSVLSSAIINIPALRQHSEDIPFIVNKLLNEIAPNRPVKFAASAMNRLRQYDWPGNFEQLKNVVNSLVLNCEQNEISDVAVSRLLNQFNTEEIFADIRSAFNFNLPLRELREELERRYFEFHIRQENHNMSRVAQKVGLERTHLYRKLKQLGITFSRRTANNGEKESSND, encoded by the coding sequence ATGAGAAGTACAGACATCTTGATCGTCGATGACGAAATTGGAATTCGCGAAGTATTGCAGGAAACTCTTGAAGATGAAGGCTACACCGTTTCGTTGGCTGCCAATGCCGGCGTAGCGCGTGCCATGCGAAACAAAAACCGCCCCTCCCTTGTGCTGCTGGATATTTGGATGCCCGATAGCGACGGCATTACCCTGCTCAAAGAATGGGCGAAAAACGGACAGCTCACCATGCCCGTGATTATGATGAGCGGACACGGCAGCATCGATACCGCCGTAGAAGCCACCAAAATCGGCGCGCTGGATTTCTTAGAAAAGCCCATCCCCTTGCAAAAACTTTTGCAAACCGTTGAACGCGCGCTCAAACAAAGCGAAACCGCAGATAACAAAAGCGCCGTTATCGAAGGCTTGGGTAACAGCGCCGTAATTCAAAACTTCAATCAGCAAATCAAACAAGCGCAAACGCATAACAACGCCGTGCTGCTCATTGGCGAAACAGGCTCGCCCTTTGAAATCATCGCCCGCTTTTTCCACAAAGAAAACACCCCATGGGTGCAACCCACACGCCCCGAGCAAATCATCGACATCCCCAGCGAATTGCTCAACAAAGCTACCAACGGCGTGCTTTATTTGGGCGATATTTCGCAATCCAGCAAAAACATCCGCCAAGGCATTGCCTTTCTCACCAGCAAAGCCGACAAACACAACACCCGCATCGTGTTTACCAGCTCGCGCCCGCTTAACGAACTTTTGGATAACTCCCAAAGCGACACCCGCCTGATGAGCGTTTTATCCAGCGCCATCATCAACATCCCTGCTTTACGGCAGCATTCTGAAGATATCCCTTTTATCGTCAACAAACTACTCAACGAAATTGCTCCCAACCGCCCCGTCAAATTTGCCGCAAGCGCGATGAACCGCCTGCGCCAATATGATTGGCCGGGTAATTTTGAACAATTGAAAAACGTGGTAAACAGCTTGGTGTTGAACTGCGAACAAAACGAAATCAGCGATGTTGCTGTTTCCCGCCTGCTCAATCAATTCAACACCGAAGAGATTTTTGCCGACATTCGCAGCGCATTCAATTTCAACCTTCCCCTGCGCGAACTGCGCGAAGAGTTGGAACGGCGCTATTTTGAATTTCACATCCGCCAAGAAAACCACAACATGAGCCGCGTCGCGCAAAAAGTGGGCTTAGAACGCACCCACTTATACCGCAAGCTCAAACAGCTTGGCATCACATTCTCGCGCCGCACGGCGAATAATGGCGAAAAAGAAAGCAGCAACGACTAA
- the bamC gene encoding outer membrane protein assembly factor BamC, with product MNHIKPLVLALTAISLAACSGSKKENPKLDYQSANNKIVSLEVPPDLNDPRNGDLYSLPKGTTASPNAMKETKSQGRKKVLNQVKDAYIERQGNQRWLVVKNKSAAEMWPLLRAFWQEAGFTIYSEEPQAGLMETEWAENRAKLPNQGLRKLFDKVGMGGVYTTSERDKFLIRMERNSHTGDLDIFFTHKGLEEVFDSKKEESTIWQPRANDPNLEAAFLSRFMQYLGVDEAVATQQTAVRADQAQGTEFAKLEQDSVIVYGAAERNVNRIAAALDRVGLTVQQFVSERGMFIVRPAPTQSEELAQAAADNRKAGLLSRWFKGKKDKQPVAASNQPAQLLVGLVQEPNGQRVVLLDQTGKPLNDARANKWIRDLYNELK from the coding sequence ATGAACCACATCAAACCCCTTGTCTTAGCCTTAACCGCGATCAGTCTCGCTGCCTGTTCCGGCAGCAAAAAAGAAAATCCGAAGCTGGATTACCAATCGGCAAACAATAAAATTGTGAGCTTGGAAGTTCCACCTGATTTGAACGACCCGCGCAATGGCGATTTATACAGCCTGCCCAAAGGCACAACCGCCAGCCCCAATGCGATGAAAGAAACCAAATCGCAAGGCAGGAAAAAAGTCTTGAACCAAGTGAAAGACGCTTATATTGAGCGCCAAGGTAACCAACGCTGGCTGGTGGTGAAAAACAAATCGGCAGCCGAAATGTGGCCTTTGCTGCGCGCATTTTGGCAAGAAGCAGGCTTCACCATTTATTCCGAAGAGCCGCAAGCGGGCTTGATGGAAACCGAATGGGCGGAAAACCGTGCCAAGTTGCCGAACCAAGGCTTGCGTAAATTGTTTGACAAAGTGGGCATGGGCGGCGTGTACACCACCAGCGAACGGGATAAATTCCTGATTCGCATGGAGCGCAACAGCCACACAGGTGATTTGGATATTTTCTTTACCCACAAAGGCTTGGAAGAAGTCTTTGACAGCAAAAAAGAAGAAAGCACCATTTGGCAACCCCGCGCCAACGACCCTAATTTGGAAGCAGCGTTTTTGTCGCGCTTCATGCAGTATTTAGGCGTGGATGAAGCGGTTGCCACACAACAAACGGCGGTTCGCGCAGACCAAGCGCAAGGCACGGAATTTGCCAAGTTGGAACAAGATAGCGTGATTGTATATGGCGCGGCAGAGCGCAATGTAAACCGTATTGCGGCGGCGCTTGACCGTGTGGGTTTGACGGTGCAGCAATTTGTGAGCGAGCGGGGCATGTTTATCGTGCGTCCTGCGCCAACGCAAAGCGAAGAGCTGGCGCAAGCGGCGGCAGATAATCGCAAAGCCGGTTTGTTAAGCCGCTGGTTCAAAGGTAAGAAAGACAAACAGCCTGTTGCCGCATCTAATCAGCCCGCGCAGTTGCTGGTGGGCTTGGTGCAAGAGCCGAATGGGCAGCGTGTTGTGCTGCTGGACCAAACGGGTAAACCGTTGAACGATGCGCGTGCCAATAAATGGATACGCGATTTGTATAACGAGTTGAAGTAA